In a single window of the Rhodamnia argentea isolate NSW1041297 chromosome 2, ASM2092103v1, whole genome shotgun sequence genome:
- the LOC115739642 gene encoding uncharacterized protein LOC115739642: protein MDNNAYSHSSYPDSGNSSPRSRDVDLESSSWDDPLPNSYRVRFMCSYGGQIQPRSHDNQLAYVGGDTKILAVDRGVKFSSFMSKLSSLCGGGAAEACFKYQLPGEDLDALISVTNDEDLEHMMLEYDRLCRASAKPARLRVFLFPMTSSASASFADSEGKSGSQWFVDALNSVQMRSLEGSSPPESTAGVAALSPDLLFGLEKGFPARKLQDPPAMAATAALDRDVAAGSECGSEDRHVIGEPVISQEEIHRQIEELRRMHIAGHEQVHLLHRKVDDAIVNPRASAGDYYGQRPPEKVASPAPGPVAVPVQMQIPASFPSEHHMTSGAYPIAGAGNEQQVYYMQAPAGGYMGAPQVMRPVTGQPGQAAYYGVQRMMPDIFREQPVYNAVPQAPIQQQPPKFMAYSTEGIQVVQAQQKAPVAEPGFPPVVYDGSGRQVYYTAMPGSMAPPYPYQAAVDGRQGGDTGVANQDGKVVGKGAQSSSI, encoded by the coding sequence ATGGACAACAACGCCTACTCCCACTCCTCGTACCCGGACTCCGGCAACTCCTCGCCGCGCTCCCGCGACGTCGACCTCGAGAGCTCCTCCTGGGACGACCCCCTCCCCAACAGCTACAGGGTCCGCTTCATGTGCAGCTACGGCGGCCAGATCCAGCCGCGCTCCCACGACAACCAGCTCGCCTACGTGGGCGGCGACACCAAGATCCTCGCCGTCGATCGCGGCGTCAAGTTCTCCTCCTTCATGTCCAAGCTTTCGTCGCTCTGCGGCGGCGGCGCCGCCGAGGCCTGCTTCAAGTACCAGCTCCCCGGCGAGGACCTCGACGCGCTGATCTCTGTCACCAACGACGAGGATTTGGAGCACATGATGTTGGAGTACGATCGGCTGTGCCGCGCGTCTGCCAAGCCCGCCAGGTTGAGGGTCTTCCTGTTCCCGATGACCAGTTCAGCTTCCGCGAGTTTCGCGGACAGCGAGGGTAAGTCGGGAAGCCAGTGGTTCGTGGACGCCCTGAATTCGGTTCAGATGCGGAGTCTGGAAGGTTCGTCGCCACCGGAATCGACCGCAGGAGTGGCGGCGCTGAGTCCGGACCTCCTGTTCGGCTTGGAAAAAGGATTCCCAGCGAGAAAGCTGCAGGATCCGCCAGCGATGGCTGCAACGGCGGCTCTCGATAGGGATGTTGCAGCCGGATCAGAATGCGGATCGGAGGACCGGCACGTGATCGGAGAACCGGTAATTTCACAAGAAGAGATTCACCGCCAGATTGAGGAGCTGCGGAGGATGCACATAGCCGGACACGAGCAAGTTCATCTGTTGCATAGAAAAGTGGACGATGCAATTGTCAACCCTAGAGCCTCCGCCGGTGACTACTACGGACAGCGACCACCTGAGAAGGTAGCATCGCCGGCTCCGGGGCCAGTGGCTGTTCCGGTTCAGATGCAGATTCCGGCAAGTTTCCCATCGGAACACCACATGACAAGCGGAGCTTATCCAATTGCGGGAGCCGGAAATGAGCAGCAAGTTTATTATATGCAGGCTCCGGCAGGCGGCTACATGGGGGCACCACAGGTGATGCGTCCGGTGACTGGACAACCTGGCCAGGCGGCATACTACGGAGTGCAGCGGATGATGCCGGATATTTTCCGGGAGCAGCCGGTGTACAATGCAGTGCCACAGGCACCAATTCAGCAGCAGCCGCCAAAGTTCATGGCTTATAGCACAGAGGGAATACAAGTGGTGCAGGCACAGCAAAAGGCCCCAGTAGCTGAGCCGGGTTTCCCTCCAGTGGTGTATGACGGGTCGGGTCGTCAGGTTTACTACACAGCCATGCCGGGATCAATGGCGCCACCCTATCCATATCAAGCGGCAGTTGACGGGAGGCAGGGCGGCGACACTGGGGTGGCGAATCAGGATGGTAAGGTTGTGGGAAAGGGGGCTCAATCTTCTTCGATATGA
- the LOC115739640 gene encoding glycine-rich domain-containing protein 2-like isoform X2: protein MVMEQKQQNLEWAEAQQTVVSTDLVAGAKQQLQFLAAVDRNRHLYSGPVLDRAICRYKHCWLPLLAKHMDSPISEGPLVVPLDCEWIWHCHRLNPVRYKIDCQELYGRILDNSNVLSSLQGTCTKQTEAIWNRMYPSEPYELDINGNSSKNGAGNTMGAPRDSDYDLVAAVKRQSSFFYQVSRPYMNDDVLLKEAVARYKAFLYLIKRKREKANKCFCVPTYDIDLIWHAHQLNPASYCRDTAAIIGKVLEHDDTDSDRTEGGKLNMGFFQTTKLWEETFGMSYWKAGAMHRGSPPSPLTITPLQLNTVAKKAVSSGGFQNAIPLPPKKLVEVMVEIAAIKGLPVRHRGNLFVTLRKAEPDVHFNTKTRLSIQSESGNKQVASFQCERDGELIFELMRHTNFTKSETPLGRTSVSLTKLSEPGSPLWMDNWFELPTDSETLDSRPVSIRIILSFTPPIPMEYMFQMVPANPSMESARFLPLLRRTNPDILQEKGNKIINIQMRDSKVVVADKNQLPRELIRTAGDGKTHLLAELQGTGWSLMNSTWFFHLEGDSSGDSHVFKLTGDRQVIIYPGRKLEYEVRNSCEKEDEQGVLTAVEFSAEYPYGKSAALLDLKCGILKVKEDWMVLPTIILAFILSNMWRHIPKNKENKEWMDDALDASICNKEDNRKEVEGKCSSDLYADKYQFLATSVMCSSCVDGVGNGVHAQEQIETRANFGGSNEGAPSADNRNGSSVETVAAGGCSGCGSCSSRCSGGR, encoded by the exons ATG GTAATGGAGCAGAAGCAACAAAACCTGGAGTGGGCTGAAGCACAGCAGACAGTCGTGAGCACAGACCTCGTGGCAGGTGCCAAGCAACAACTACAGTTTCTAGCAGCGGTCGATAGGAATCGGCATCTCTACAGCGGCCCAGTGTTGGACCGTGCCATTTGTCG ATACAAGCATTGTTGGCTTCCACTGCTCGCCAAGCACATGGATTCTCCGATTTCTGAAGGACCCCTGGTGGTGCCTCTTGACTGCGAATGGATATGGCACTGTCATAGGCTAAACCCG GTGCGGTATAAGATCGACTGTCAGGAGCTGTACGGGAGGATTTTGGACAACTCAAATGTTTTATCATCTCTCCAAGGAACCTGCACAAAACAAACCGAAGCAATCTGGAACAGAATGTATCCAAGTGAACCTTATGAACTTGACATTAATGGCAACTCGTCAAAGAATGGAGCTGGAAATACAATGGGAGCCCCGAGAGACAGTGATTACGACTTAGTTGCAGCTGTCAAGAGGCAGAGTTCATTCTTTTACCAG GTGTCCAGACCGTATATGAACGACGATGTACTTCTTAAAGAAGCTGTGGCCAGATACAAGGCTTTTCTCTATCTGatcaagaggaagagagaaaaggcAAACAAATGCTTTTGTGTCCCGACTTACGACATCGATCTCATCTGGCATGCTCACCAGTTAAACCCCGCTTCATACTGTAGAGACACAGCGGCCATCATCGGGAAGGTGTTAGAGCATGACGATACTGATTCCGATCGGACCGAAGGTGGAAAACTCAACATGGGGTTTTTCCAAACCACAAAGTTGTGGGAAGAGACATTTGGTATGAGCTATTGGAAGGCAGGAGCAATGCATAGAGGCAGCCCTCCATCTCCACTGACAATAACTCCTCTTCAGCTGAATACAGTGGCCAAGAAGGCAGTTTCGTCCGGCGGGTTTCAGAATGCCATTCCACTTCCCCCAAAAAAGCTAGTAGAG GTCATGGTGGAGATCGCAGCAATCAAAGGCTTACCAGTTAGGCATCGAGGCAATCTCTTTGTCACCTTGAGAAAAGCTGAGCCAGATGTGCACTTCAACACCAAAACAAGACTAAGCATACAGTCTGAATCAGGGAACAAACAGGTCGCTAGCTTTCAGTGTGAACGTGATGGAGAGCTCATTTTCGAACTTATGCGTCATACGAATTTCACTAAATCAGAAACGCCACTGGGAAGAACTTCTGTCTCTTTGACCAAACTGTCGGAGCCCGGATCTCCCCTTTGGATGGACAATTGGTTTGAGCTCCCAACAGACTCGGAGACTTTGGATTCCAGGCCTGTCAGCATCCGCATCATCCTGTCTTTCACTCCTCCGATTCCAATGGAATACATGTTTCAAATGGTTCCAGCTAATCCATCAATGGAAAGTGCTCGCTTCCTGCCGCTTCTCAGGAGGACTAATCCTGACATCCTACAAGAGAAAGGCAATAAAATCATCAACATCCAGATGAG GGATTCCAAAGTAGTTGTGGCAGACAAAAATCAGCTTCCAAGAGAGCTGATTAGAACAGCTGGAGATGGTAAAACACATCTACTTGCAGAATTACAAGGAACAGGATGGTCCCTGATGAACTCTACATGGTTCTTTCACCTAGAGGGAGATTCCTCAGGAGACAGCCATGTTTTTAAGCTCACGGGTGATAGACAA GTGATTATATATCCTGGAAGGAAGCTAGAATATGAGGTTAGAAACAGTTGTGAGAAGGAAGATGAACAAGGAGTCCTGACAGCCGTGGAATTTTCAGCTGAATATCCCTACGGGAAGTCAGCGGCATTGCTCGATTTGAAATGTGGCATACTAAAG GTGAAAGAAGATTGGATGGTACTGCCTACAATAATATTGGCATTCATACTGTCGAATATGTGGCGACACATTCCGAAGAACAAAGAGAATAAGGAATGGATGGATGATGCTCTGGATGCAAGTATCTGCAACAAGGAAGACAACAGAAAAGAGGTGGAAGGCAAATGCTCGAGCGACCTTTATGCAGACAAGTACCAATTTTTGGCAACCTCTGTCATGTGTTCAAGTTGTGTCGATGGAGTTGGCAATGGAGTTCATGCGCAGGAACAAATAGAAACACGAGCGAATTTTGGTGGCAGCAATGAAGGTGCCCCCAGTGCAGATAACCGCAATGGTTCTTCGGTAGAAACAGTGGCTGCGGGCGGATGCAGCGGTT GCGGCAGTTGCAGCAGCCGTTGCAGTGGAGGTCGCTAG
- the LOC115739640 gene encoding glycine-rich domain-containing protein 2-like isoform X1 produces the protein MVMEQKQQNLEWAEAQQTVVSTDLVAGAKQQLQFLAAVDRNRHLYSGPVLDRAICRYKHCWLPLLAKHMDSPISEGPLVVPLDCEWIWHCHRLNPVRYKIDCQELYGRILDNSNVLSSLQGTCTKQTEAIWNRMYPSEPYELDINGNSSKNGAGNTMGAPRDSDYDLVAAVKRQSSFFYQVSRPYMNDDVLLKEAVARYKAFLYLIKRKREKANKCFCVPTYDIDLIWHAHQLNPASYCRDTAAIIGKVLEHDDTDSDRTEGGKLNMGFFQTTKLWEETFGMSYWKAGAMHRGSPPSPLTITPLQLNTVAKKAVSSGGFQNAIPLPPKKLVEVMVEIAAIKGLPVRHRGNLFVTLRKAEPDVHFNTKTRLSIQSESGNKQVASFQCERDGELIFELMRHTNFTKSETPLGRTSVSLTKLSEPGSPLWMDNWFELPTDSETLDSRPVSIRIILSFTPPIPMEYMFQMVPANPSMESARFLPLLRRTNPDILQEKGNKIINIQMRDSKVVVADKNQLPRELIRTAGDGKTHLLAELQGTGWSLMNSTWFFHLEGDSSGDSHVFKLTGDRQVIIYPGRKLEYEVRNSCEKEDEQGVLTAVEFSAEYPYGKSAALLDLKCGILKVKEDWMVLPTIILAFILSNMWRHIPKNKENKEWMDDALDASICNKEDNRKEVEGKCSSDLYADKYQFLATSVMCSSCVDGVGNGVHAQEQIETRANFGGSNEGAPSADNRNGSSVETVAAGGCSGCGSGCGGSCGGGNCRGGGCGGGGSCSSRCSGGR, from the exons ATG GTAATGGAGCAGAAGCAACAAAACCTGGAGTGGGCTGAAGCACAGCAGACAGTCGTGAGCACAGACCTCGTGGCAGGTGCCAAGCAACAACTACAGTTTCTAGCAGCGGTCGATAGGAATCGGCATCTCTACAGCGGCCCAGTGTTGGACCGTGCCATTTGTCG ATACAAGCATTGTTGGCTTCCACTGCTCGCCAAGCACATGGATTCTCCGATTTCTGAAGGACCCCTGGTGGTGCCTCTTGACTGCGAATGGATATGGCACTGTCATAGGCTAAACCCG GTGCGGTATAAGATCGACTGTCAGGAGCTGTACGGGAGGATTTTGGACAACTCAAATGTTTTATCATCTCTCCAAGGAACCTGCACAAAACAAACCGAAGCAATCTGGAACAGAATGTATCCAAGTGAACCTTATGAACTTGACATTAATGGCAACTCGTCAAAGAATGGAGCTGGAAATACAATGGGAGCCCCGAGAGACAGTGATTACGACTTAGTTGCAGCTGTCAAGAGGCAGAGTTCATTCTTTTACCAG GTGTCCAGACCGTATATGAACGACGATGTACTTCTTAAAGAAGCTGTGGCCAGATACAAGGCTTTTCTCTATCTGatcaagaggaagagagaaaaggcAAACAAATGCTTTTGTGTCCCGACTTACGACATCGATCTCATCTGGCATGCTCACCAGTTAAACCCCGCTTCATACTGTAGAGACACAGCGGCCATCATCGGGAAGGTGTTAGAGCATGACGATACTGATTCCGATCGGACCGAAGGTGGAAAACTCAACATGGGGTTTTTCCAAACCACAAAGTTGTGGGAAGAGACATTTGGTATGAGCTATTGGAAGGCAGGAGCAATGCATAGAGGCAGCCCTCCATCTCCACTGACAATAACTCCTCTTCAGCTGAATACAGTGGCCAAGAAGGCAGTTTCGTCCGGCGGGTTTCAGAATGCCATTCCACTTCCCCCAAAAAAGCTAGTAGAG GTCATGGTGGAGATCGCAGCAATCAAAGGCTTACCAGTTAGGCATCGAGGCAATCTCTTTGTCACCTTGAGAAAAGCTGAGCCAGATGTGCACTTCAACACCAAAACAAGACTAAGCATACAGTCTGAATCAGGGAACAAACAGGTCGCTAGCTTTCAGTGTGAACGTGATGGAGAGCTCATTTTCGAACTTATGCGTCATACGAATTTCACTAAATCAGAAACGCCACTGGGAAGAACTTCTGTCTCTTTGACCAAACTGTCGGAGCCCGGATCTCCCCTTTGGATGGACAATTGGTTTGAGCTCCCAACAGACTCGGAGACTTTGGATTCCAGGCCTGTCAGCATCCGCATCATCCTGTCTTTCACTCCTCCGATTCCAATGGAATACATGTTTCAAATGGTTCCAGCTAATCCATCAATGGAAAGTGCTCGCTTCCTGCCGCTTCTCAGGAGGACTAATCCTGACATCCTACAAGAGAAAGGCAATAAAATCATCAACATCCAGATGAG GGATTCCAAAGTAGTTGTGGCAGACAAAAATCAGCTTCCAAGAGAGCTGATTAGAACAGCTGGAGATGGTAAAACACATCTACTTGCAGAATTACAAGGAACAGGATGGTCCCTGATGAACTCTACATGGTTCTTTCACCTAGAGGGAGATTCCTCAGGAGACAGCCATGTTTTTAAGCTCACGGGTGATAGACAA GTGATTATATATCCTGGAAGGAAGCTAGAATATGAGGTTAGAAACAGTTGTGAGAAGGAAGATGAACAAGGAGTCCTGACAGCCGTGGAATTTTCAGCTGAATATCCCTACGGGAAGTCAGCGGCATTGCTCGATTTGAAATGTGGCATACTAAAG GTGAAAGAAGATTGGATGGTACTGCCTACAATAATATTGGCATTCATACTGTCGAATATGTGGCGACACATTCCGAAGAACAAAGAGAATAAGGAATGGATGGATGATGCTCTGGATGCAAGTATCTGCAACAAGGAAGACAACAGAAAAGAGGTGGAAGGCAAATGCTCGAGCGACCTTTATGCAGACAAGTACCAATTTTTGGCAACCTCTGTCATGTGTTCAAGTTGTGTCGATGGAGTTGGCAATGGAGTTCATGCGCAGGAACAAATAGAAACACGAGCGAATTTTGGTGGCAGCAATGAAGGTGCCCCCAGTGCAGATAACCGCAATGGTTCTTCGGTAGAAACAGTGGCTGCGGGCGGATGCAGCGGTTGCGGCAGCGGTTGCGGCGGCAGTTGCGGCGGGGGGAACTGCAGGGGTGGTGGTTGTGGTGGAGGCGGCAGTTGCAGCAGCCGTTGCAGTGGAGGTCGCTAG
- the LOC115739641 gene encoding serine hydroxymethyltransferase 2, mitochondrial: protein MAMASLLRRLSSPPSSFPSVRPLAYGGSLRCASSFSNEAVQDKESARATWIKQLNEPLEVIDPEIADIIELEKARQWKGLELIPSENFTSVSVMQAVGSVMTNKYSEGYPGARYYGGNEYIDMAETLCQKRALEAFRLDPAKWGVNVQSLSGSPANFQVYTALLKPHERIMALDLPHGGHLSHGYQTDTKKISAVSIFFETMPYRLNETTGYIDYDQLEKSAILYRPKLIVAGASAYARLYDYARIRKVCDKQRAILLADMAHISGLVAAGVIPSPFEYADVVTTTTHKSLRGPRGAMIFFRKGLKEINKKGQEVLYDYEDKINQAVFPGLQGGPHNHTIAGLAVALKQAMTPEYKAYQEQVLSNCSRFAQSLLEKGYELVSGGTENHLVLVNLRNKGIDGSRVEKVLESVHIAANKNTVPGDVSAMVPGGIRMGTPALTSRGFAEEDFARVADFFDAAVKLALKVKANSQGTKLKDFVVTMQSDANVQSEIAKLREEVEEYAKQFPTIGFEKETMRYKN, encoded by the exons atggcaATGGCGTCGCTTCTCCGACGACTCTCCTCGCCGCCGAGCAGCTTCCCTTCCGTTCGACCTCTCGCCTACGGCGGTTCCCTCCGTTGCGCG TCTTCATTTTCGAATGAAGCAGTTCAGGACAAAGAGTCGGCTCGCGCTACC tggaTTAAGCAACTGAATGAACCGCTGGAGGTCATTGATCCTGAAATCGCCGACATTATTGAACTCGAGAAAGCGAGGCAATGGAAG GGCCTTGAGCTTATTCCTTCGGAGAATTTCACTTCGGTGTCAGTAATGCAAGCAGTTGGTTCGGTGATGACTAACAAATATAGTGAAGGGTATCCAGGTGCTCGGTATTATGGAGGAAATGA GTATATAGACATGGCAGAAACTTTATGTCAGAAGCGTGCATTGGAGGCCTTTCGATTGGATCCTGCAAAATGGGGAG TTAATGTTCAATCACTGTCTGGATCACCAGCCAATTTTCAAGTTTACACTGCATTACTGAAACCTCATGAGAGAATCATGGCACTTGACCTTCCTCATGGTGGCCATCTTTCACATGGTTACCAG ACAGACACGAAGAAAATATCTGCAGTTTCCATATTTTTTGAGACGATGCCGTACAGACTGAATGAAACCACGGGATATATTGATTATGACCAG TTGGAGAAAAGTGCGATCCTCTATCGGCCAAAGTTGATAGTAGCTGGTGCTAGTGCCTATGCACGACTCTATGATTATGCACGTATTAGAAAG GTCTGTGACAAACAAAGAGCTATACTGCTGGCAGATATGGCTCACATTAGTGGGTTGGTTGCTGCTGGAGTCATCCCATCTCCCTTTGAATATGCTGATGTTGTGACAACTACCACTCACAAGTCACTTCGTGGGCCTCGTGGAGCAATGATTTTCTTCAGAAAGGGGCTGAAAGAGATTAACAAGAAAGGGCAAGAG GTTCTCTATGACTACGAAGACAAGATCAATCAGGCTGTTTTTCCAGGACTTCAAGGAGGCCCTCACAATCACACCATTGCTGGCTTGGCTGTTGCACTCAAGCAG GCCATGACTCCTGAGTACAAGGCCTATCAAGAGCAAGTTCTCAGCAATTGCTCAAGATTTGCTCAG AGTCTGTTAGAGAAGGGCTATGAACTTGTATCTGGCGGAACTGAGAACCATTTGGTCTTGGTAAATTTGAGGAACAAG GGTATTGATGGCTCTAGAGTTGAGAAAGTATTGGAGTCGGTTCATATAGCTGCAAACAAAAACACTGTCCCTGGGGATGTGTCTGCCATGGTTCCTGGTGGTATCCGCATGG GGACCCCTGCGCTCACATCCAGGGGCTTTGCAGAGGAGGATTTTGCAAGAGTAGCCGATTTCTTTGATGCTGCTGTCAAATTGGCCTTGAAGGTCAAGGCTAATTCTCAAG GAACTAAGTTGAAGGATTTTGTGGTAACCATGCAATCAGATGCCAATGTTCAATCTGAAATTGCAAAACTCCGTGAAGAGGTGGAAGAATATGCcaagcaatttccaacaatcggCTTTGAGAAAGAAACAATGAGATACAAAAACTAA
- the LOC115739572 gene encoding pentatricopeptide repeat-containing protein At1g09900 has protein sequence MDLAVPAKHTHEGFCSFHQSPRESRRNNGSKWGVRASSGSNFSRVIAFGDGSARLVVLSVDGVGSRSFGVSRGCRRHRLDCVFAISSVETFDSNGGSSILVKSPRGYINGSSSSLVTSSSSLEEFESNNRLRRLVRNGELEEGFKSLENMVYHGDIPDIIACTSLIRGFCKLGKTRKATRVMEILEQSGAVPDVITYNVLISGYCRAGEIDNALRVLERMSVAPDVVTYNTILRTLCDNGKLKQAMQVLDMQLQKGCYPDVITYTILIEATCKECGVGQAMKLLDEMRIKGCKPDVVTYNVLINGICKEGRLDEAIKFLDNMPSYGCQPNVITHNIILRSMCSTGRWMDAERLLANMLQKGCSPSVVTFNILINFLCRKGLLGRAIDVLEKMPRHGCTPNSLSYNPLLHGFCKEKKMERAIEYLDVMVSRGCYPDIVTYNTLLTALCKDGKVDVAVEILNQLSTKGCSPVLITYNTVIDGLSKVGKTDRAIELLDEMRQKGLRPDIITYSSLIGGLGREGKVDEAIRYFHELEALGLKPNAITYNSIMLGLCKTRQTDRAIDFLDYMVSRKCKPTEATYTILIEGIAHEGFAKEALQLLNDLCTRGVIRRSSAEQVAVKM, from the coding sequence ATGGACTTGGCGGTGCCTGCCAAGCATACCCATGAAGGGTTTTGCTCTTTTCATCAATCTCCCAGGGAAAGCAGAAGGAATAATGGTTCCAAATGGGGTGTTAGGGCAAGTTCTGGTTCAAACTTCAGCAGAGTTATAGCATTTGGCGACGGCAGTGCGCGCTTGGTTGTGTTATCTGTTGATGGTGTTGGGAGTAGAAGTTTTGGGGTTTCCAGGGGATGTAGAAGGCATAGGCTTGATTGTGTTTTCGCTATTTCGAGTGTCGAGACTTTTGATTCTAATGGGGGATCCTCGATTCTGGTGAAATCCCCTCGTGGGTATATAAATGGGAGTAGTTCCTCGCTGgtcacttcatcttcttctctcgAGGAATTCGAGAGTAACAATCGTCTCCGCCGGCTGGTCCGGAACGGCGAACTGGAAGAAGGGTTCAAGTCTCTTGAGAACATGGTTTATCATGGGGACATTCCCGATATCATTGCTTGCACCAGCCTGATTCGCGGGTTTTGTAAGCTCGGTAAGACTAGGAAGGCAACTCGAGTGATGGAAATTCTAGAGCAATCGGGGGCCGTTCCTGATGTTATCACGTACAATGTATTGATCAGCGGGTATTGCAGGGCAGGGGAGATTGACAATGCTTTGCGGGTTTTGGAACGAATGAGTGTTGCGCCGGATGTTGTTACGTATAATACTATATTGCGGACCTTGTGTGACAATGGGAAACTGAAACAAGCAATGCAAGTTCTAGACATGCAACTGCAGAAGGGGTGTTATCCCGATGTAATTACGTACACCATATTAATCGAAGCTACTTGTAAGGAGTGTGGGGTTGGGCAAGCGATGAAGCTCTTAGATGAGATGAGGATCAAAGGATGCAAGCCCGATGTTGTTACGTATAATGTACTCATCAATGGGATATGCAAGGAGGGACGGTTGGACGAGGCCATCAAATTTTTGGATAACATGCCTTCCTACGGTTGCCAACCTAACGTCATAACTCATAATATCATCTTGCGCAGCATGTGCAGCACTGGGAGGTGGATGGACGCGGAGAGGCTTTTGGCCAATATGCTTCAGAAAGGTTGTTCTCCTAGTGTTGTTACTTTCAATATCTTGATAAATTTCTTGTGCCGAAAGGGTTTGTTGGGTCGAGCAATTGACGTTTTGGAGAAGATGCCTAGGCATGGCTGCACTCCAAATTCATTGAGTTATAATCCTTTGCTTCACGGGTTCTGtaaggagaagaagatggaaaggGCTATTGAATACTTGGATGTAATGGTGTCCCGAGGCTGTTACCCTGATATAGTTACGTATAACACTCTGCTCACGGCATTATGTAAGGATGGCAAAGTCGATGTTGCAGTTGAGATACTTAATCAGCTGAGCACCAAAGGTTGCTCTCCTGTTCTGATCACCTACAATACAGTCATCGATGGGTTGTCGAAGGTGGGTAAAACTGATCGTGCAATCGAGCTTTTGGATGAGATGCGCCAAAAGGGTCTTAGACCTGATATTATCACCTATTCCTCTCTCATAGGGGGTCTTGGCAGAGAAGGGAAGGTTGATGAAGCAATCAGGTACTTTCATGAATTGGAAGCACTTGGTCTGAAGCCTAATGCTATTACGTACAACTCTATTATGTTGGGACTTTGTAAGACTAGGCAAACTGACCGGGCAATTGACTTCTTGGATTATATGGTCTCCAGAAAGTGTAAACCAACTGAAGCTACCTACACCATTCTCATTGAGGGCATAGCTCATGAAGGGTTCGCCAAGGAGGCGCTGCAGTTACTCAATGACCTTTGTACCAGAGGAGTCATAAGAAGGAGTTCTGCTGAACAGGTAGCTGTCAAGATGTAG